Proteins encoded together in one Hydrogenobacter hydrogenophilus window:
- a CDS encoding efflux RND transporter periplasmic adaptor subunit, whose product MKVKFLMFGLVLVFACGKKEEKIPEKERTQNIQTLQVAVQRVEDFIEATGSIQPDKEGVVKITSRLPGVVQSIKVQVGDRVKKGQLLAVVKAPDATDLYSQKVSLTVQLAQAKRLYELKQKLYEVGAIPKSELMDAETNYKVIKAQLEGVEQKLKLLGGGMGVSMVRSPIDGVVYQINAHVGDSVDTSTEILSIADPKKVVVVAQLHDRDAFKIKKGDAVEFNISTYPDKNFKGLVKYVSDVVDPETRTVKVYIDPLEKEPFKINMFFNMKVFTGEKRYAVLPKRALLYQDGKFYVYLLEGKNVEKREVLFVKELEDGNVALEGLKEGQKVLANPMREVSP is encoded by the coding sequence ATGAAGGTTAAGTTTTTAATGTTTGGTCTGGTACTTGTATTTGCATGCGGTAAAAAGGAAGAGAAAATACCAGAAAAGGAAAGAACTCAAAACATTCAAACCCTTCAGGTGGCTGTTCAAAGGGTAGAAGATTTCATAGAAGCTACAGGTAGTATACAGCCTGATAAGGAAGGTGTGGTAAAAATAACATCGCGTCTACCGGGTGTAGTGCAAAGCATAAAAGTGCAGGTGGGAGATAGGGTAAAAAAGGGTCAGCTTCTTGCAGTGGTAAAAGCTCCGGACGCAACAGACCTTTATTCTCAAAAAGTCTCTCTTACCGTACAGTTAGCACAGGCAAAAAGACTTTATGAACTAAAGCAAAAACTCTACGAAGTTGGAGCCATACCCAAAAGCGAACTCATGGATGCAGAAACTAACTATAAGGTCATAAAAGCCCAGCTGGAAGGTGTAGAACAAAAGTTAAAACTGTTAGGTGGTGGTATGGGTGTAAGCATGGTAAGATCTCCCATAGATGGTGTCGTTTATCAGATAAATGCTCATGTAGGCGATAGCGTAGACACATCTACGGAAATACTGAGCATTGCAGACCCTAAAAAGGTTGTAGTAGTTGCACAGCTTCATGACAGGGATGCGTTTAAGATTAAAAAGGGAGATGCTGTTGAGTTTAACATAAGCACTTATCCAGATAAGAACTTCAAAGGCTTGGTAAAGTATGTAAGTGATGTTGTAGACCCAGAAACGCGCACAGTAAAGGTTTACATAGATCCTTTGGAGAAAGAACCTTTCAAGATAAATATGTTTTTCAACATGAAAGTTTTTACAGGAGAAAAGCGATATGCGGTTTTACCAAAAAGGGCTCTTTTATACCAAGATGGTAAGTTCTATGTCTACCTTTTGGAAGGCAAAAATGTAGAGAAAAGAGAAGTACTTTTTGTAAAAGAGTTGGAAGATGGTAATGTAGCCTTAGAAGGCTTAAAAGAAGGACAGAAAGTGCTTGCAAATCCTATGAGAGAGGTATCACCTTGA
- a CDS encoding TolC family protein, whose protein sequence is MKFIFVLLFVSFAFSEEISLFKAIKLLRDKNYDFKISLYEIKKSEGAYLQAGLFQNPTLSVNYTGLNFGKNILYDTGNTLLSARIDQPIELGGKREYRKLSAMYQLRSVGYQSEDLLRTLSLGLVSAYFQALSDRAYLEYIKQDMDEFEKILKIQEQKQKLGFLSLIELIKLQLYKTELEKALTQAMSNYKKDLKDFSFYLGGEDYEPTDVKDISKEANLEELIQRALKERESLKALKEQLRSVDYQIRLLKAYSIPDISVGVEYDAFGVKYKPGLGFGVSVSLPLFDRRQGDLLTAMALREQILTSIKREEGRIRKELSQAYEDYIANKKIYNNYTEKKQLMDELLERTKKAYLLGGISTLDFLDTLRTYRAFMNAFFQARYQYLQSYYTLEILGVGNYEG, encoded by the coding sequence ATGAAGTTTATTTTTGTCCTTCTTTTTGTGAGCTTTGCTTTTTCGGAAGAGATAAGTCTCTTTAAGGCAATAAAACTACTCAGAGATAAAAACTATGACTTTAAGATATCCCTTTACGAAATTAAAAAGAGTGAAGGTGCGTATTTACAGGCTGGATTGTTCCAAAATCCTACCCTTTCGGTAAATTACACAGGCCTTAACTTTGGGAAGAATATCCTTTACGATACGGGAAACACATTGCTTTCTGCGAGGATAGATCAACCTATAGAGCTTGGCGGAAAAAGGGAATACAGGAAGCTTTCTGCCATGTATCAGCTAAGATCCGTAGGCTACCAAAGTGAAGACCTTCTTAGAACCTTGAGCCTGGGTTTGGTATCCGCTTACTTTCAAGCACTCTCCGATAGGGCTTACCTTGAGTACATAAAGCAGGACATGGACGAGTTTGAGAAGATATTAAAAATACAGGAACAGAAACAGAAGTTAGGTTTTTTAAGCTTGATAGAGCTTATAAAACTCCAGCTATATAAAACTGAACTTGAAAAAGCCCTAACCCAGGCAATGAGCAACTACAAAAAGGACTTAAAGGACTTTAGCTTCTATTTAGGTGGTGAAGATTACGAGCCAACAGATGTAAAGGATATCTCCAAGGAAGCCAACTTGGAAGAACTCATACAAAGAGCTCTAAAAGAGCGAGAAAGTCTAAAGGCTCTAAAAGAACAACTAAGGTCTGTGGATTACCAAATAAGACTTTTGAAGGCTTACTCCATTCCAGACATTTCTGTAGGTGTGGAGTATGACGCCTTTGGTGTGAAATACAAGCCGGGGTTGGGTTTTGGTGTTTCGGTAAGCCTTCCCCTATTTGACCGCAGGCAGGGAGACCTTCTGACGGCTATGGCTTTAAGAGAACAGATCCTTACTTCCATAAAACGCGAAGAAGGAAGGATAAGAAAAGAACTTTCTCAAGCCTATGAGGACTACATAGCTAACAAAAAGATATATAACAACTATACGGAAAAAAAACAGCTTATGGACGAGCTGTTAGAGAGGACAAAGAAAGCATACCTACTGGGAGGTATATCTACCCTTGACTTTTTAGATACTCTGCGCACATACAGAGCCTTTATGAACGCCTTTTTTCAGGCTCGTTATCAATACCTGCAAAGCTACTACACTTTAGAAATCTTGGGAGTCGGGAATTATGAAGGTTAA
- a CDS encoding ABC transporter permease: MVRFLFVRLLQSVITLLGVTFLSFLIIKMAPGDYLDQLRLNPQISPETIELLKKQYGLDKPLSVQYLKWLKSAITFDLGYSFQYHAPVLELIKERIGNTLLLTLSSAIISWFFALTLGFLAGFREGTWIDRLIKAYAYTFMSFPSFFLAFILLLIVSKTGILPVGGMHSAGFERMSLSERTLDLLKHMVVPVLTLSLVSTASMVRLVRSSVIEVLSSPMVLFLKAKGLPKKVMIKHVFKNVMNPFTTLIGYEIAGLLSGAALIEIIVGWPGLGTLMLDAVLSQDLFLVMGGLYIGTIMLLLGNLIADILLAVLDPRIRERELISK; this comes from the coding sequence GCAGTCAGTCATTACCCTTTTGGGTGTCACTTTCCTTTCCTTTCTTATCATAAAGATGGCACCAGGAGATTACTTGGATCAGCTTAGGCTTAATCCACAGATATCGCCAGAGACCATAGAGCTTCTCAAAAAACAGTACGGTTTGGACAAGCCCCTGTCAGTTCAGTACCTCAAGTGGCTCAAATCCGCAATAACCTTTGATTTGGGATACTCCTTCCAGTACCACGCGCCTGTGTTAGAGCTCATAAAAGAAAGGATAGGTAATACTTTACTGCTGACGCTTAGTTCTGCGATAATCTCTTGGTTTTTTGCCCTTACTCTTGGCTTTCTGGCAGGTTTTAGGGAAGGCACTTGGATAGATAGGCTTATAAAGGCATACGCTTACACCTTTATGTCCTTTCCCTCTTTCTTCCTGGCTTTTATACTTCTATTAATAGTGTCCAAGACGGGAATTCTTCCTGTTGGTGGTATGCACAGTGCTGGGTTTGAGCGTATGAGTCTTTCCGAGAGAACTTTGGATCTTTTGAAACACATGGTTGTACCTGTTCTTACATTAAGTTTGGTTTCAACTGCAAGCATGGTAAGACTAGTGAGAAGCAGTGTGATAGAAGTACTAAGCAGTCCCATGGTGCTCTTTTTGAAGGCAAAGGGATTACCCAAAAAGGTTATGATAAAGCACGTCTTTAAGAATGTGATGAACCCATTTACTACGCTGATAGGTTATGAGATTGCAGGACTTCTTTCGGGTGCGGCACTTATAGAGATAATAGTGGGTTGGCCAGGTCTTGGAACTCTTATGCTTGATGCGGTTTTGTCTCAAGACCTTTTTTTAGTGATGGGAGGACTGTACATAGGAACCATTATGCTACTGCTTGGAAACCTCATAGCAGACATACTCCTTGCTGTGTTGGATCCTCGCATAAGAGAAAGAGAATTAATAAGCAAATAA
- a CDS encoding transglycosylase SLT domain-containing protein: MKRGIGILALCCFLFSCTATVKQAVIPKSRDTIRLVKKGSFTFSEEEEMFIYQEAKNFGIPVPDREEIRRYIWYFLQNKPYIQKTLQRAEYYLPLIKPIIEKSGLPSELALLPVIESGFNPLAVSRSGAAGLWQFIPSTAKRYGLRVDEQVDERFDVIKSTEAAVRYLKDLYNMFGNWELALAAYNCGENCVKNKTAGVDFWITKDMLPVETRNYVPAFFAVLLLTRDPIKYGLSIPEERQAKAESPSADVANHREKIITLDNGAKIIIRE; this comes from the coding sequence ATGAAGAGGGGGATAGGAATACTTGCGTTGTGTTGTTTTTTGTTTTCTTGCACTGCAACCGTAAAGCAAGCGGTCATACCAAAAAGCAGGGATACCATAAGGCTAGTGAAAAAGGGGAGCTTTACTTTTTCTGAAGAGGAAGAAATGTTTATCTACCAAGAGGCAAAGAACTTTGGCATTCCTGTACCAGATCGCGAGGAGATCAGAAGATACATATGGTACTTTTTACAAAATAAACCGTATATTCAAAAGACACTCCAAAGGGCTGAGTACTACCTACCACTAATAAAACCCATCATAGAAAAAAGCGGGCTACCTTCTGAACTTGCTTTGCTTCCAGTTATAGAGAGTGGTTTTAACCCTTTAGCTGTGTCAAGATCTGGAGCTGCTGGGCTTTGGCAGTTTATACCATCAACTGCAAAAAGGTATGGACTTCGGGTAGATGAACAAGTAGATGAAAGATTTGATGTAATAAAATCAACAGAAGCAGCGGTAAGATACTTAAAAGACTTATATAACATGTTTGGTAATTGGGAGCTTGCATTGGCAGCGTACAACTGCGGTGAGAACTGTGTAAAAAACAAAACCGCAGGTGTAGACTTCTGGATCACAAAGGACATGCTTCCTGTAGAAACTAGAAACTATGTGCCAGCTTTTTTTGCAGTACTTTTGTTAACAAGAGATCCTATCAAGTACGGACTTTCTATTCCAGAGGAAAGACAAGCTAAAGCAGAAAGCCCATCAGCAGATGTAGCAAATCACAGAGAAAAGATAATCACTCTTGATAACGGAGCTAAGATAATCATAAGAGAATAA
- a CDS encoding oxidoreductase: MFKILSKEILGERFLLLRIYAPHISDAKAGQFVILQLKEDSERIPVFVLETFQDGFSCILEIVGRSTLEIKEEGEEFYYVGGPLGKPFPANYYGKVVLYSKNWGVAGAISVGRALKEMGNHITLVYFEEVFTDILKKEKFDEVILEKDLKAYKGVDLVITVGDNLLSKNVSDMYPSVRHIATPKVYMLCSVGLCLSCRLKVGDGYSLACTDGPWFDAHSIDWEEVIKKEDTYKEEEKIALEEYLKKLASKRISA; the protein is encoded by the coding sequence ATGTTCAAGATTCTTTCTAAGGAAATTTTAGGTGAAAGATTTTTGCTCTTAAGGATTTATGCTCCTCACATATCGGATGCAAAAGCAGGACAGTTTGTCATATTACAGCTCAAAGAAGATTCGGAAAGAATACCTGTATTTGTTTTGGAAACTTTTCAAGATGGTTTTTCTTGCATACTGGAAATAGTAGGAAGGAGTACTCTTGAGATAAAAGAAGAAGGAGAGGAATTTTATTATGTAGGTGGTCCTTTGGGGAAACCTTTTCCTGCTAATTACTACGGAAAGGTAGTTTTATATTCAAAAAATTGGGGTGTTGCAGGTGCAATAAGCGTAGGGAGAGCTCTAAAGGAGATGGGAAACCACATCACTCTGGTTTATTTTGAGGAAGTTTTCACTGATATTTTAAAAAAAGAAAAATTTGATGAAGTTATCTTAGAGAAAGATTTAAAGGCTTACAAAGGTGTTGATCTTGTAATAACCGTTGGTGATAACTTACTATCAAAGAATGTCTCAGATATGTACCCTTCTGTAAGGCATATAGCTACGCCTAAGGTGTATATGCTGTGTTCTGTGGGGCTATGTCTTAGTTGCAGGCTAAAAGTGGGGGATGGTTATTCTCTTGCATGTACTGATGGTCCATGGTTTGATGCTCACAGTATAGACTGGGAAGAAGTGATAAAGAAAGAAGACACCTACAAAGAAGAGGAAAAAATAGCTCTTGAGGAGTATCTAAAAAAGCTTGCAAGTAAACGCATTAGCGCTTAG
- the trmD gene encoding tRNA (guanosine(37)-N1)-methyltransferase TrmD, which translates to MKFFVLTIFPQIIECYAQYGIIKQAIKKSVLDLKVIDIRRYADKGKVDDTAYGGLPGMVIKPEPVFSAYKEIIQKHSKPYTIIPQPWGKRLTQEDFERLSKKDSIAVICGRYEGLDERVSTLADEELSLGDFVLSGGEVFALALLEGIVRLLPGVLTEPESLLSDSFRRWMGYPVYTRPPEYEGMKVPEVLLSGNHKLIEMWKLWHAIERTLKYRPDLIPQDLTPTEKHILESIKKGMSFEEWITKR; encoded by the coding sequence ATGAAGTTTTTCGTGCTTACCATCTTCCCTCAGATAATAGAGTGCTACGCTCAGTATGGTATCATCAAGCAAGCTATAAAGAAGTCTGTTTTGGATCTGAAAGTGATAGATATAAGGCGTTATGCGGACAAGGGGAAGGTAGACGATACCGCTTACGGTGGTCTTCCGGGTATGGTGATAAAGCCAGAACCCGTTTTTAGCGCTTATAAGGAGATCATCCAAAAACACAGCAAGCCTTACACCATAATACCTCAACCTTGGGGCAAAAGACTTACCCAAGAGGATTTTGAGAGATTATCCAAAAAAGACAGTATAGCGGTAATATGCGGTAGATACGAAGGTTTAGATGAGCGTGTCAGCACTCTTGCAGATGAAGAGCTATCTTTGGGAGATTTTGTGCTTTCCGGAGGGGAAGTCTTTGCTCTTGCATTGCTTGAAGGTATTGTAAGGCTTCTACCGGGCGTGCTTACAGAACCAGAAAGTCTTCTGTCTGATTCTTTCAGAAGGTGGATGGGATACCCTGTTTACACAAGACCTCCTGAGTACGAGGGCATGAAGGTCCCAGAAGTTTTGCTGTCTGGAAATCACAAACTTATAGAGATGTGGAAACTCTGGCATGCTATAGAAAGGACTTTAAAGTACAGGCCAGATCTTATCCCACAAGACCTTACACCCACAGAAAAACACATTTTGGAGAGCATAAAAAAAGGCATGAGCTTTGAAGAGTGGATAACTAAGCGCTAA
- a CDS encoding sigma-54-dependent transcriptional regulator — protein MKGALLVIDDEKNIRETLAKLLEEEGYYVKTAESIESSKKLIQSEYFHAVLLDIWLPDGDGLSLLSYIKTYLPDTSVIIITGHGKVEHAVKAIKEGAYDFLEKPFSMERLFLTVDRAVQEVLRKRATKSEEDELIGSSKPMMELKQIIEKIAKTNINVLLIGESGTGKELVARKIHELSERSQAPFVDINCASLPEDLIEAELFGYEKGAFTSAFARKQGKLELAHGGTLFLDEIGDMSLKAQAKLLRVLETKKFTRLGGTQTVYSEFRLICASNKDLRKEIKKGNFREDLYYRISAFIISLPPLRERGEDIILLAEHFLDKFSKEYKKPKKHLTEEAKALLMAYPWKGNVRELKNFIERLVILHTGEEIKAQDIKNLLGFLPAENYDALFEQKDLKTAKQEFEKLFLKRKLKEYNYDLKKVSQVINLDLSNLYRKIKQYNIQIEGG, from the coding sequence ATGAAAGGTGCGCTTTTGGTTATTGACGATGAAAAGAATATAAGAGAAACTCTTGCAAAACTTCTTGAGGAAGAAGGCTACTATGTAAAGACCGCGGAAAGCATAGAAAGTAGCAAAAAGCTTATACAGTCCGAATACTTTCACGCTGTTTTGCTTGATATATGGCTACCAGATGGTGATGGTCTATCCCTTTTGAGCTACATTAAAACTTATCTTCCAGATACAAGCGTTATCATCATAACAGGCCATGGAAAAGTAGAACACGCTGTTAAAGCCATAAAGGAAGGTGCTTATGACTTTCTTGAAAAGCCCTTCTCTATGGAAAGGTTGTTCTTAACGGTAGATAGAGCGGTTCAGGAGGTCTTGAGGAAAAGAGCAACAAAGAGTGAAGAAGACGAGCTTATAGGTTCTTCAAAACCCATGATGGAGCTTAAGCAGATTATAGAAAAGATAGCCAAGACAAACATAAACGTGCTTCTAATAGGTGAGAGCGGAACAGGTAAGGAGCTGGTGGCAAGAAAGATACACGAACTTTCTGAAAGAAGTCAAGCACCTTTCGTAGACATAAACTGCGCTTCGCTACCGGAAGATCTTATAGAGGCAGAGCTTTTTGGATACGAAAAGGGTGCCTTTACTTCCGCATTTGCAAGAAAACAGGGAAAGTTGGAACTTGCACATGGTGGGACTCTCTTTCTTGACGAAATAGGAGATATGAGCCTAAAAGCTCAGGCTAAACTCCTCAGAGTGCTTGAGACTAAAAAGTTCACAAGGTTAGGGGGAACGCAAACCGTATATTCTGAGTTTAGACTCATCTGTGCTTCTAACAAAGATCTGCGCAAAGAAATAAAAAAGGGAAACTTTAGGGAAGACCTTTACTACAGAATATCTGCCTTTATTATAAGCTTACCACCTCTTAGGGAAAGAGGTGAGGATATAATTTTGCTTGCGGAACACTTTTTAGATAAGTTTTCCAAAGAGTATAAGAAACCTAAAAAACACCTAACGGAGGAGGCAAAAGCATTACTGATGGCATACCCATGGAAGGGAAATGTACGGGAACTTAAAAACTTTATAGAAAGACTCGTGATCCTTCACACGGGTGAGGAGATAAAGGCGCAGGATATAAAAAACTTACTTGGCTTTTTGCCTGCAGAGAATTACGATGCGCTTTTTGAACAAAAAGACCTAAAGACTGCTAAGCAGGAATTTGAAAAGTTATTTCTGAAGAGAAAACTCAAAGAATACAACTACGATTTGAAGAAAGTTTCACAAGTAATAAACCTTGATCTTTCTAATCTATACAGAAAAATAAAACAGTACAACATACAGATAGAAGGGGGCTAA
- a CDS encoding efflux RND transporter permease subunit — MKSWVNFVANNSLLFILLTFIVISAFALFLRNLNVEAFPDPSPPVIEIVSLYPGRSAEEVERQITVPLEIALAGMRGLHRINSISLYGLSDIKCTFSYDIPYKEARQEVINRLSTVSLPDGVSPQIIPNPIGEVMRYVVVGNRDLMELRTLQDWVISRYIKTAEGVEDVPSYGGFIKAYVVEIKPENLLKYKVSLSDVVQAITNSNINVGGRAIDFGSQYFLIRGVGLIRNIKDIEQIVVAYHNGVPVLIKDLGEVRIGNIPRTGIVGLNNKDDIVMGVVVLRRDAKSIPSIRSIREKIEELNSYILPKDVKVIPFYERGKLIDTVIHKVSEIALVGIVLVFASIFLFLGDLRVALLVALTVPMSLVVALGVMAIKGESANFLSIAAIDFGIIADIPLLFVENYLRNTRQLGVRRAIVQSSQEVGRLLVFSVVLIGISFLPVFLMEGAEKRIFAPMVRTYLYAISAVVILTFTFVVALLVSAIKSAKEKTLVVRILEDIYDKLLNKLLNLRLKYTVILLSSLALLSLFVIKSLGLEFIPKMDEGNIYMRIIFPYSISLSQTYENAKKVRDFLMEFPEIKTVEFQVGRPEDGTDPTGPFNSEYFIDLKPYSQWKRFGSKEELEEAIRVGVKSMFPKVDINISQYIQDNLEEVMTGVKGENAVKVFGDDLYKLDTIADQIKERITKVKGIEDVGIFREIGQPNLVIEADREKLSAYGLSVQQLMDTVSAAMGGKEATQVIEGDKRFSLLVILPDELRQNVSKIGDIPVLLPNGSYVKLSSVANIKFSTGASFIYRENYKRYIPIKFSVVSKDLAGAVRKAQESVKDIQLPEGYFIEWSGQFKSLVEGLRRFAFSGTLALFSLSVFLYIINRSVRNTLIAMSGILFALFGGSVSLLIAGFPMSLSAIVGFVSILGISVLNISFMLRAYKKHILDGLSSVESAKRSAKENFRAVLLSSFTASMGLLPTALAKGVGSQIQKPLAVVVVGGMLLSGLLILLVVPSLLRYAHVEER, encoded by the coding sequence TTGAAGTCTTGGGTAAACTTTGTTGCGAATAACAGTTTACTCTTTATACTTCTTACCTTTATTGTTATCAGTGCTTTTGCGCTTTTTCTTAGGAATCTAAATGTAGAAGCCTTTCCTGATCCTTCACCCCCTGTAATAGAGATAGTTTCCCTTTATCCTGGAAGGTCTGCTGAAGAGGTAGAAAGACAAATAACCGTACCTTTAGAAATAGCTCTTGCGGGTATGCGTGGTCTTCACAGAATAAACTCCATATCCCTATACGGTCTTTCGGACATCAAGTGCACCTTCTCTTACGACATACCTTACAAAGAGGCAAGACAAGAAGTTATAAACAGACTTTCCACAGTTAGCCTTCCTGATGGAGTATCACCCCAGATAATCCCCAATCCCATAGGAGAGGTGATGCGATACGTTGTAGTAGGAAACAGAGACCTTATGGAGCTGAGGACTCTACAAGACTGGGTCATATCCAGATACATAAAAACCGCAGAGGGTGTGGAAGATGTACCAAGCTACGGTGGGTTTATAAAGGCTTATGTGGTAGAGATAAAGCCTGAAAATCTCTTAAAGTACAAAGTCTCTTTATCAGATGTAGTTCAAGCCATTACAAACTCTAACATAAATGTAGGAGGTAGAGCCATAGACTTTGGTTCTCAGTACTTCCTTATAAGGGGAGTGGGTCTTATCAGAAACATTAAAGATATAGAACAGATAGTAGTTGCCTACCACAACGGCGTACCTGTTTTGATAAAAGACCTTGGAGAAGTAAGGATTGGCAACATACCAAGAACGGGTATAGTGGGACTAAATAACAAAGATGACATAGTTATGGGTGTGGTTGTGCTAAGAAGAGATGCCAAAAGCATTCCATCTATAAGGTCTATACGGGAAAAAATTGAAGAACTAAACTCTTACATCCTTCCCAAGGATGTGAAGGTGATACCCTTTTACGAAAGGGGCAAGCTCATAGACACTGTCATTCATAAGGTTTCAGAGATAGCTCTCGTGGGTATAGTTTTGGTATTTGCTTCCATCTTTTTATTCTTAGGAGATCTAAGAGTAGCCTTATTGGTAGCTCTTACCGTTCCCATGTCTTTGGTTGTAGCCTTAGGTGTTATGGCAATAAAAGGGGAGTCCGCTAACTTCCTTTCCATAGCTGCTATAGACTTTGGCATAATAGCGGACATACCCTTGCTCTTTGTAGAAAACTATCTTAGGAATACAAGGCAGTTGGGTGTCAGGCGTGCTATAGTCCAATCTTCTCAGGAGGTAGGAAGGCTACTTGTGTTTTCTGTAGTTCTCATTGGAATATCCTTTCTTCCTGTTTTTCTAATGGAGGGTGCGGAAAAGCGCATATTTGCACCTATGGTCAGAACTTACCTTTATGCCATAAGTGCGGTGGTGATTTTGACCTTTACCTTTGTAGTAGCTCTTTTGGTCTCCGCTATCAAATCTGCCAAAGAAAAAACTCTTGTAGTTAGAATTTTGGAAGACATCTACGACAAGCTACTTAATAAGCTTTTGAACCTGAGGCTAAAGTACACGGTTATACTGCTTTCTTCTTTGGCACTACTTAGTCTTTTTGTCATCAAAAGCTTAGGGCTTGAGTTTATTCCCAAAATGGATGAAGGCAACATTTACATGCGTATAATCTTTCCTTACTCTATATCTCTTTCCCAAACCTATGAGAACGCTAAGAAAGTAAGAGACTTTCTAATGGAATTTCCTGAGATAAAAACGGTAGAATTTCAAGTAGGAAGACCTGAGGATGGAACAGACCCAACTGGACCTTTCAATTCTGAATATTTCATAGACCTAAAGCCTTACTCCCAATGGAAGAGGTTTGGTTCTAAGGAAGAGTTGGAAGAAGCTATAAGAGTAGGTGTGAAAAGCATGTTTCCTAAGGTAGATATAAATATCTCTCAGTACATACAGGACAACCTTGAGGAAGTTATGACTGGGGTAAAAGGGGAAAACGCTGTAAAAGTTTTTGGCGATGACCTTTACAAGTTAGATACCATTGCAGACCAAATAAAAGAGCGGATAACCAAAGTAAAGGGAATAGAAGATGTGGGCATTTTTAGAGAAATAGGTCAACCTAACTTGGTGATAGAAGCAGACAGAGAAAAACTTTCTGCCTACGGTCTTAGTGTACAGCAACTTATGGATACGGTATCTGCAGCAATGGGAGGCAAAGAAGCAACACAGGTTATAGAAGGAGACAAACGCTTTTCCCTTCTTGTGATACTACCAGATGAGTTAAGACAGAATGTATCAAAGATAGGAGATATTCCCGTTTTGCTTCCTAACGGCTCTTATGTAAAATTGTCTTCCGTTGCAAATATAAAGTTCAGCACAGGCGCATCCTTTATATACAGAGAAAATTACAAAAGGTACATACCCATAAAGTTCAGCGTAGTTTCCAAAGACCTTGCAGGTGCTGTGCGCAAAGCTCAGGAATCCGTAAAAGACATTCAACTACCAGAAGGTTATTTTATAGAGTGGAGCGGACAGTTCAAGAGTCTGGTAGAGGGTCTAAGAAGGTTTGCTTTTTCTGGCACTTTAGCGCTATTTTCTTTGAGTGTCTTTCTTTACATAATAAACCGTTCTGTACGAAACACCCTTATCGCTATGTCTGGTATTCTCTTTGCACTTTTTGGTGGATCAGTAAGTCTTTTAATAGCAGGTTTTCCTATGAGTCTTTCCGCTATAGTAGGTTTTGTATCCATACTTGGAATATCCGTACTGAACATATCATTTATGCTCAGAGCTTACAAAAAACATATACTTGATGGACTATCTTCTGTGGAATCCGCAAAAAGAAGCGCTAAAGAGAACTTTAGAGCGGTGCTTCTGAGCAGTTTTACGGCATCCATGGGGCTTTTACCCACTGCACTTGCAAAAGGTGTAGGAAGCCAGATACAAAAACCTCTCGCTGTAGTAGTTGTAGGTGGTATGCTCCTCTCAGGACTGCTTATATTATTAGTAGTACCATCTCTTTTGAGGTATGCACATGTGGAGGAGAGGTAG
- a CDS encoding tyrosine-type recombinase/integrase: MDSDHLLRLWKNSLERTKSPRTVITYIRSFESFVKHIQSQDFIQIDPKSIYSYVDASLLNTSSILTHLSAIKHFYKFAFRRGYIDKERYSHIETVIDEVREEIGRNVADRYPKALSKEETKRILSAVHGTKYEKVYMLLLHSGVRLSEYLALRKSNFYQDKSGLLWIRLSADITKGRKERLVPVLGSTKEETYEATHKLLEWIESYDENFKVKRGSLQVYTNRLSHRLGIPFSVHSFRHTYITNLVNSGFPAEVVKEFAGHSHIRTTIDIYYKFSQERARQLVESFLK, encoded by the coding sequence ATGGATAGTGATCACCTTTTGAGGCTTTGGAAAAATAGCTTAGAAAGAACTAAAAGCCCAAGAACTGTTATTACATACATAAGAAGCTTTGAGTCCTTCGTAAAACACATACAAAGTCAAGACTTTATCCAAATAGACCCCAAAAGTATATACAGTTATGTGGACGCTTCATTGCTTAACACTTCTTCCATACTTACTCACTTATCTGCTATAAAGCACTTTTATAAGTTTGCTTTCAGAAGAGGATACATAGACAAGGAAAGATACTCACATATAGAAACGGTCATAGACGAAGTGAGAGAGGAAATAGGAAGGAATGTAGCGGATAGATATCCAAAGGCTTTATCAAAGGAAGAAACCAAGAGAATTCTATCGGCGGTACATGGGACTAAGTACGAGAAGGTATACATGCTTCTTCTTCACAGCGGTGTAAGACTTTCTGAGTATCTTGCCCTTAGGAAAAGCAATTTTTATCAGGACAAAAGTGGTCTTTTATGGATAAGGCTTTCTGCAGACATCACCAAAGGTAGAAAGGAAAGGCTCGTTCCCGTCTTAGGAAGCACAAAAGAAGAAACATACGAAGCTACACATAAGTTGCTTGAATGGATAGAGTCGTACGATGAGAACTTTAAGGTCAAAAGGGGATCTCTTCAAGTTTATACTAACCGATTGTCCCACAGATTGGGAATTCCTTTTTCTGTGCATAGCTTTAGACATACCTACATAACAAATTTAGTAAATAGTGGTTTTCCTGCTGAAGTGGTAAAAGAGTTTGCAGGACACTCACACATAAGAACTACCATAGACATATACTATAAGTTTAGTCAGGAAAGGGCAAGACAGTTAGTAGAAAGCTTTCTAAAATGA